Part of the Salvelinus fontinalis isolate EN_2023a chromosome 1, ASM2944872v1, whole genome shotgun sequence genome is shown below.
GTCTACATCCCAGCATATTCAAATATTCAGAGGAACAAGATTTCTAAGGTCTGCTCTCTAAAAGTATTTTTGACATAATCATGTTGAATGTATTGTTTGTAGCTTATAGCTATTTATactattgcacacacacacatacacacacacatatatctaAACATCTGAGTAGAGGGTTTGTCCATTGTGGTCCTCCCAGGTGACACACACCCTAGGTCTGTAGGCCATCCTAGTGACATCCAGCTCAGGCTTACACTGGAACCATGTTTGAAGCAGTTGATCCATCTGTTCCTGCTTGGTGATCCCATggagtctctcctcctcttcatccaccaTGTCTTCCTCCCCCCTGTACCTGACTTCGGGTGAGAGAGGCAGTCTGAGTACTGCGTCTTCCCGCATGCCCTCGAAGAACTGCACAACGCACTTGCGGGCAAAATCGCGGCAGTGAAGAACGCAGGTCTCATCGAAGAGCTTCTGCTCGATGTCCAGGTAGTTGCTCCAGTAGCGCGTCTGGAGGTTGGTGGCGTGGTCGTCGAAACAGGGCTTGATGAGACGGCCCAGCGCACCCAAGagaatgaagaagaggaggatggaccAACCAATCGCCTGTCAGGAAATACAGTACAAAGCATTGGCATTCTCGAATGGAGAGTGGAGGACATGGGTGATAGTTTCTGACACACCCCGGTTTAGGAATGGGATTTGACTGTACAAATAACGAACAAAAGCCAGCCTACCTAAGTAGTGGAGCAACATTTTTTTTATCCCTTTGAATACTAAACCCATCAACTCAAATACGCAAAGTAAAGACATGAGTTTCAGAGGTATTTAAAAATGGGAGTGCACTCACTTGGGAGTAGCAGCGCACGTAGCGTGAAACAGCTTTACGAAATGTGCTGTTCCTGAAGATCATATCCTCCTTGCAGGGCACTTTGGCCATGAGCTTGATCAGGTCCAGGCCAGTATTGTTGGGCATGCCTGTGAAAGTATAGAGTACAACTAAAGTTTGTGTTTGAGTCCAAGTTCAAATATTATAGTGGACAAGACTACACTATTTTGACTCTGGGTGAGGGTTTGGGTGAAAGTCAGAGTTAGTTACAGGGCTATGAGTTAAGGTTATGATTGACAGGTGTTTCAGGCTATAGTTACCTGAGAAAGGCTTGGGGTCTACACTCATGCTGAAAGCACAGATGAAGATCTTCCCATCCAGCAGAGTGACCAGAATCCACACCATGGGCGCCAGTAGAGCCCTCTGCATCATGGCAGAGAACATGTACCTGcagagggttaggaataacatCACAATAATCACAGGAAGTAGTAGTCGTTTTTTGGACGAAAAGCTGTGATGGTAGTGGTCGTAAACACAGGAACATGAGGTGGTTTGACAGCAGCACTTGACAACTCACTTGACAATGGCAGGATTTTTGCTTCTCTTCCCAATCGGTCTCAACCATTCGTCCATCATGACCCCTGTGTGTCGATTGACCAAGATTCCCAGGAAGAAGAATATTAAAGGCGGGACAAACATCACCCCCAGTGCGTAGAGTTTGTTGTATTGTGGAATACAGGGGCAGTTGAAGTCAAAGCTGGTGTAGAGCTTCACACTGATCAGGGCCAGTACAATACAGATTCCATTTGATATGGACTCAGAGTTGGACTGGAAATACTGCAGAACTAACTTCAGACGATCCATGGTTTAGTGAGACCGAAAACTTATGGCACACATATGACAATGATCCGGTAAAGTGGTCAGACTAGGTTAACACACTGTCAAAATACACTGTACAAAATTAACCTCAAACaccttatttttttttaaaaacaagATTTGCCCTACCACAAAATAGTCCTCACTGAAGAAATCAACTTAATTCCATTGTTGAATAAAAAAGCTCAATACCGTACTAGTTTTTTTTAGGTCGAGTCAAGAGTCAGAGCAGAGATTGAAAACGCACCAGCCAGGTTAGTGTGATCGGACCACACCCCAGTAGTACGTGTGCAGGTCGCAGCACACTGACATCAGAGGCTTTaggagagaatggaggatgtgTTCACTAGCTGCTCCTGTGCAGGTGCAACAGAGTTCAACACTGTATAACAATTACTGATCTTTGAATGACAGGTGCTTGTAATGACTTTGCTGTACTCTTATAAGAGCCAGAGCCTTTCCTACCAATTATTATTTACTCTGAATAACCCCAATGTGAACTGTTCACGGCAACTTTGTGGCTCACATTGCTTCCCAACCACGACATATGATAACATtgttttattaatacatttgaaaacattaaTACTCCTTTCAAAGACAAAGGTGCATTCACCAGTGCTGCTTACACTATGTACCTCAATAAGAAACAGAACTCACATGATCGTAACTAAACATTCAAGTGGTAGTTTATTTTTAGAACACGAGTTGCATACAAAACATTTAAAAGGACATGGTCTCAGCATGCGTAAAGTGCTTGGAGTTTTGCTCCAACATACAGTGTCAATGAACCCATTAAGCGAACAAGATATAGGAGTTCAGCATTTACTTTAGCATGCATTATGAAAAGTAATTGATTCCAATTCAAGTGGTGCTTACGAATGATTACTTCAAGTGATTTAATCGTCACACCTAAAAAAATGGGTAAAGGTCCAACCAGCATCCAAATCCACAGCAAAAATAGCAGTTATGAGATTTGTCCAAGAAGCAAAATACTTCATTATACACCGAGTAtacaaaacatgctctttccatgagactgaccagACGAAAGCAATGATCActtattgatgtaacttgttaaatccactccaatcagtttagatgaaggAAAGaaaagtttaaaagtatttttaaacattgagacatggattgtgtatgtgtgccattcagagggtgaatgggaaagacacaatttaagtgcctttgaacagggtatgtatggtagtaggtgccaggtgaaCTGGTTTGAGGGTCAAGaattgcaacactgctgggtttcacacaacagtttcccatgtgtaagtaaaatggtccaccacccgacaactgtgggaagcattggcgtcaacatgggccagcatccgtgtggaacgcttgacaccttgtagagtccatgccctgacaaattgaagctgttctgagcagaattcaatattaggaaggtgttcctgaagttttgtacactcagtgtatatgaacACTATCTTCTGGAAGACATGATTCGGTCTCCACTATAACAAACAGCATTTGACAAACTCCACAACCAAAAGATAAACATTTACCATAGGCAGTAAAGAAAGACATCAACTTTAGTATAAACAGTAGTTTCAAGGGAATGGGTTGAGTAAGTCCTCGGGTTTCCATCTCAGTTGGTTCAGTACTACAACGAACAGCAGAGCAGTGGACCCTTAGGATCCAGCTCTAGCCATTAGGAGTATCACATCTGCGCCTTTCAAACTTAGGTCAAGCTGATCTCCGATGATTCTTTGGCTTCGATCACCTTGAAAACGCCAACCTTCAGTTTGGAGCTCCTCTTGGCCTTGTCTGGAAAAAGACAAAATGGTTTCattacacacaatacaacagAGGCCAAACAAAAGCAAGGTCATCAGGTGACCATGTTACAGGGAGAGGCACTGGTGCTCTGCAGTGGTAAAGCATCCTGACAAAGGCCGAGGACTTTAGTATATTGTGACGCAGATATGATCAACGTCATTCATGATAACAGTAGTTGTGAATCAAACCCACAGCGTAACTCACCCAGAAGGTCACTGCGGTCCAGCAGAGCCTCCAGGTCCTTGTCACTAATGACCTTCCCCTTGGTGCTTTTCACTTCCCTGAAAAAGACAAGTCATTAGATAACCATAGACTTCTGACCAACCTAATGTAAAACATTTGAGTTTCATAATGAAAATACAATATGAAAATTGATCGGGgggaaataacacaaaaaaactaGTACTTCTCGTAATCTCTGGCGTTGAGAAGATCCATCAGCTCAGACACGTCGACGCAGCTCTTGGTCTGTTTGAGCTCAGCCTTTCCCCCTTTGAATTTttctaataaaataaaaaaggtagTCAATTCAAAGAATTAAATTCCCCAATTGTCACACTCAAGCTGatcatgtcactgttcagacagcCTAGCTATACAGGAAATCTAGTTTTGATAGTGCATTAGTAACATTAATGTCTCAAAGTCAaaccattgggggggggggggtctactagGTTAATAAACATATGGAATGGTTAAGATGTTCATACCATTGATCATTTAGTCAGATTTAGAATTTTAGGTACActattatttgataaaatattgaatttggcctttactactatagcccatagaaacgcattgaacaTTCATAAATGTATCATAAGGAATATGGTtttaaagtgtctgtcctatatctaggagataaggaagctcaggaaatgttttttgggacaTATTTAAAACTAATTTGTGGTGgttgtagagcaaaacagagaacatcgTGTTTGTGAGAATCATCTTTACCAGAGTGGActgtttgtaggccaaaccattcAGACATTTGGGAAAATactgattttcaggatgtctcacgGTCTGGCAAACGCAGCTGTAACTCGGCCACCTTAAACCGCAGATGAGGAAGGCTGACATAGGCGGATTTAGATGCAGCCCATGCAATAAAACTGCTCCAAAACTGACTGATTTTGATGGGGATGTTTTGTATTATGTCACTTAAATTGACACGGGTGAATTCAAGAATTGGAATTTcaaatgaacaccagacaggaGTTCAAATGCTGTTTCAAATCTCAATTACTTTCAAAGTAAgtattcaaatatattttatttaagacaagtagttgaatatttaaatgtatttggaaataAACTTGGAAAGGTTGTTTTTTGTCCTAGATCAAAAAGGGGCTTAGGTGGTTGGGGTGGCAGGGGGCATGGTCGCCCATTTGAATTTGACAACATTTTAGAGGCTCCCCATCTTGGCGGTATAGAGACAGGTTAGCATTTAAGTACATTCCCTGTAATTCTACAAATTTCTCCATGGAGCCAAGATACAATTTATAACcccaccctcggagagtggggccACGGCCAGGAATCAGCCATTATTGACGGCGACCTTGGCGCAATTACAGAGAAGTGCCTTGcctttaccttgtcggctcgagATTTAAACTTCTGcctcaacgctctaaccgctaagctacctgccaccccatgtcTCAAATACATTCCTATGCATTTGAAAATAGTATTTAAAttatacttaacaaaaatatttAAAAGCAAAATGCAACAACTTCTTTGATTTTACATAAGAGGAAATCAGTTGAAAAATTAGgcgctaatctatggatttcaaatgactggtaatacagatttgcatatgttggtcacagataataaatgtaaaaaatcttcagtgggcctcaggatctcgtcacagtatttgTGTacgttcaaattgccatcgataaaatgcaaattgggtttgttgtccgtagtttatgcctgcccatacccccACCATGGGaccatggggaactctgttcaATGTCGACATCAGCAAAttgctcgcccacacgatgccatacaagcggtctgtggttgtgaggccgtttggacatactgccaaattctctaaaacgactcgTGGCAGCTTATGAAAATAACATtactttatttcagttcatgaaaccaaactttacatgttgcgtttatatttttgttcagtgtaaatattTGATAAAAATACATGTTTCGCGCCGTGAATATACCAGACACTCAAATACACATGCATTTGAATCCAGGTCTGGAAGACACGCACCACAATAGTTTTCTATTCTGACATACTTACCAGCTCTTCCATGCACCTTCTATTCAGGTGGGTTTCACATTTACCTCAATGTAATAACAGTTTTGATGTGTCCTGGATGTGAGAGGAGTGGTACTCTACTCACTCTTGTGAATGACCATCTTCTCCAGCTTCCTCTTGGCTGACGCTCTCTCCAGGATCTTCTCGTCGATGGTGTTAGCAGTGACCAGTCGGTACACCACCACGGGTTTTGTCTGCCCGATACGGTGGCATCTGTCCTGGGCCTGCAGGTCAGCCTGAGGGTTCTGACAGAAGAAGAGGCCATTAATTATCGTGTGGCACTAGAAGAATCAGTACCAAACATGTAGCAGTAAGCAACAGTTGTTAAGCTCATCCTGAGAGCATGAGTTCTACACCTACCCAGTCACTGTCAAAGATGATGACCGTGTCAGCAGCAGTCAGGTTGATGCCCAGGCCACCTGCTCTGGTGCTCAGTAGGAAGAGAAACACCTCTGGGTCAGACGAGAACTTTGTcatctgcaacaacaaaaaaatgatgGCAGGATAAGCTCACAACCCAAGAAATAGTGAGGGAGAAAGACTGCGACATGATTATAAGTAGAGGTGCACGATGTTGGCAAATGTAATTTGAGCAAATACTGCGATTTACTTGCGATATTATTCTAACTCGATGGTTAGAATATAGTGGGCAACTCGAATAGTGTTGTTTAGCATGACAATGATTGTGGCCTGTTGTCCCTCAATTGATGTGCGAAGTTGCTTGATAGTGGTGGGAACTGGAGCACACtgttgtacacgtcaatccagagcatcccaaacatgctgaatgggtgatatgtctggtgagtatgcaggcaatggaagaactgggacatttacagcttccaggaattgtgtacagatccttccgacatggggccgtgcattaccatgctgaaacatgaggcaatggaggcggatgaatggcaATGGGCCTGAGGATCTCATgatattcaaattgccatcaataaaatgcaattgtgtacgTAGCGTATGTCTGCCCATACcctaaccccaccatggggcactctgttcacaacattgacatcagcaaaccactcacccacaacgccatacacacacacacactgtctgccacctgcccggtacagttgaaaccaggattcatccatgaaAAGCACACGTCAGTATGCCAGTGgctatcgaaggtgagcattgTCTACTGAAGGTTACAAcgacgaactgcagtcaggtcaagaccccggtgaggacgacgagctcccctgagacggtttctgacattTTGTGAATAAATTATTTGGTTGtttcagctgtccgggtggctggtctcagaccatcccgcaggtgaaaATGCCGGATGCGGAGGTCCTGGGCTGTCgaggttacacatggtctgcagttgtgaggccggatgGACCTACTGCGAAATTCTTTAAAACAACGTTTGAAGgggtttatggtagagaactgAACAGTCAATTCTCTGGTggacgttcctgcagtcagcatgccaattgcacactccctcaacttgagacatctgtggcattgttgtgtgacaactgcacattttagagtgaccttttgtccccagcactagttgcacctgtgtaatgatcatactgttaaatcagcttcttgatatgcctcacctgtcaggtggatggattatcttggcaaaggagaaatgctcactaacagggatgtaaacaaatttgtgcacaaaatttgagagaactaagctttttgtgcatatggacaatttctgggagcttttatttcagctcatgaaaccaacacttcacatgttgcgtttatatttttgttcagtctagATTTGAGATGACATTAATCACAAGGTAACATTCATGCGTCGCCCATTACTCTCCGACATACCGTTGCAAACAATATGCTGATCTGGTCCTACAGCACCATAGCCTGACGACTCACTACATTCTCCCGCTGCTCTTGTCTTTTGCTACATACTTTGGCCATcattgaagtcgtttgtggtgacgAGGGGCATTGTACAAAAACATCAGCGATTGGGTCgcctctaaccaatcagagtatcaaagccaatgatgaATTTTCAACCGCCGCTTTACCTACGTGTTTTCAGGctcaacccatcggtttctggacccgagtctgggtagccaggtaAACCACACCAGTGGTATCAGACTGTACTAGTGATTAGCTGCTAACAGATTATTTTGGCACCAACTTGCTAAGACTGTGTATTGAACTCTGCAAACAAAGTAATAGCAGAATTATAAAAAGCGTGGATTTATGTTAAGATGCAAAGTGGAAAGCAGCATCTTTGTCATTAAGCTTTTGTTTCGTTAACGATGAGCGAACTTGGAAGGAACAGCAAGTGGGTAAGGCGAGCGactgcgctccttgagtgacgggCTGGGGCTTGGTGTGTGCGTGCAGCGGGAGAGAGGCGGCTCAAGTAACAaactatataaaaaaaatatatataaaaaaaaaaatcacacctTAAACACTGGAGAGGAGCTTCAAAATATTGCAGACATTTGCAATTTAAACATTGCACATGTCAATATCaaaattatattaatcatgcagtCCTAATTATAAGCGCTTTATGACAGCTTTGAGGATAATTCCATTGTGGGGAGTAGACCATGCCACTACTCACGTTCTCTTCTCTGTCGGGATAGGCCATGCTCCCATCCAGTCGGCTGTACTGGTAACCCCGCAGGTAGCAGTAGTCCATTAGGATATCCAAGATGGACGTCATCTGGCTGAAAATCAGCACCTGTCGACAAGGTACACAACAGGTCAGAAGTGGTCACAAACATCTTACAATAAATACATATTCATGGCCAAGTTAAATTTTGGGGGATTAAAAATCAATCACTTGCCTGAGGACATTAAGTATAACAACTGAATTTGGACGTTTACCTTGTGTCCTCTCTTCTTCAGCTCTGGCAGCATTCTGTCTAGAATGAGGAATTTCCCTGAGGTCTGGACCAGTTGCTCATCAATCTGCAATGGAAAGAGATTCAAAGGGTGAAACAAGATCATGTATTTACACGAGCTACACCAACTGGCAGTCTAACTCCCTAAACACTCTGACAAAGCCTCCACTTAGCAGTGCTGAGAGATATCATGAATGCACCAACAACATTCATTGGCCATGTCATTTCTACATAATTTGGTCACAGCCATTTCAATCCCGCGGGGCCTTTACCTTGAACCCCTGAGTGGCCGGGTCCAGTGGGTACTCTATGAGGTAGGGGTGGTTACAGCACCTCTTCAGCAGCATGAGGATGTTCTGCAGTTTCAGGTTGATTTGGGAGTCCAGGGGCATCTGCACGTCCACAACCGGGGCAGGGCTGGAGAGGACCGGGAAAGGCAATGAGTGAGTTGCCCCAGCAGAGGTCTCACGTGCAACTATCAACCTCTAGTCTTTggttaatttattttaaaaagggAGCACACATTAAAATGTTTAACATTCACAGGAAAAAATTGAATTGGTACAATCATGTAGTTTGTCTTCATGGACACGTGTGTATCAGATGTATCAAGTCGTATAACAGAGAAAAGATAGACTTGATAAACTATCATTGGTATGACCAGTGCACCCCCTAGTGAGTAAAGGCACAAGCATAAAAATAGAATCATCCCATTTCTATGGGCACCGCAGTGTTTCCTTCACACAGAACACTACCATAGTAGAAGATATTCTGACCTCTGCTCAGCCTCCTTCTGAACCCTCTCCAGGTATTTCTCCAGGTCGTAGGGCGTGTCACCATCAGTCTCTTTGTAGTCCACAGGCCTCCTGGTCCTGCGCTTAGGCCTGCCGTCGGTCGTCAGCACCACTGGAGCCTCCACCTGACACGTCAAAGTCTGTTAGAAAGCTCCTTCAAACAAAGTCTGGCCTCTGAAAAGTCAGCAATGCATACATTTGCCATTCTATATAACAGTGTAGCAGTGAACAGAGGGCCTTACCTTCACCTGGCCCAGCATTTTGGCGATGGTATTGTTGACCACAGCAGTGTAAAAAGACTCCTGTTTGGCAGTGAGTGGAGCGTACACAACAATCTCCTTTTTGGGCGGCACCTCCAACGTCACGTCAGACTTCAGTCTTCTCAGCAGGAATGGTGTCAGAATCTGCAGATGAAAGAGAAAGTTTATAGACTACCTACTGGTTTAACCATTTTATCTTTCCCAGTGTATTGCAGAGCTAGTCAGTCTGAGGGCTTACCTGGTGGAGCATGTGCAGGATGTTCTGCTCTCGTTCGTTAGCCACAACATTTTTTGCATCCGAACCAATGGTGTCAATGTCAAACCACGACTCAAAGCTGTAGAGATATAGGCGAAGCACAATTACACTTTTTCTATTTTAAAGACTAAAGAAAAACATTCCATTTAGCCCCATTCCAACAGTAGAGACAGACATGTCCCCTACCTCTTGAGGTCATCAAACACCTCAGGCAGAAGGAAGTTGAGCAGTGACCACAGCTCAGCTAGATTGTTCTGCAGCGGTGTGCCCGTCAGGAGCAGCTTGTTGTCCGTGGGCAGCATCTTCAATTCCCTCACCAGTCGACAGTTCAGGTTCTTGATCCTGTGGCCCTCATCCACAATCAGGTACTTCCAGTGGAAGCGCTGGGGAGGAAAAGCAAGGGGGTTATCAGTGAGAGGCTGAATGGGTTAAATAGGTGGCACAACTTGATGCATGCATAACTAGAAACTTGCACGCAAATTTACCTTTGATACCAATGCATTATTTGCACAAAAAGGAAAGTTATGCTCATCCCTTTCAATAGATAAGAGCTCAGTATCGTAAGTTCCAACCAACAGCTATATCAGAATATAACAGAAAAATAACACATGTAACACAAAATAACACAGCCTACATAGAAATGATAGGAGTAGGGGAGTTGGGCATACCTGCAGAAACTTCCTGTCAATCATGGCAATCTCAAAGGAGGTGACCACCACAGGGAAcatattgtgaggtccctggggCTTACGAATCTGCTTTAACAATGCCATCCTATCCTTAGCAGGCCCATGGTACAGCTGCACTGACACCTTACAACACAAGATGAACAAAGACAATTTAACAGTGAAGTCAGTAATTGGCATTGGTGATACACATGACATGAATTCACTTTGAAAATTGTATCAATAGCACAACTTCTGTAATACCTTGAATGCTTATTTTTAGCGAGGagtgtttgtttttattttacctcTGGAGTGAAGCGCTTGAACTCGTTGATCCAGTTGGGCAGAGTGGACAGGGGGGCCACTACCAGGAAGGGACCCATCACCTTTCTCTCCAACATCATGGCCACGTGGGCGATGCACTGGATGGTCTTCCCCAGACCCATCTCATCTGCCAGGATCCCATTGATACCATTCTCCCACAACATCTGGAGAAAACAAAATACAAACACACCAAGGATGATATGAAATACTGCATCTATGATCTATGATCAAACAAAAGAAAAATGTGCATAACCAACAGTCCACACTCACCCTGAGCCACTCCACACCCTCTATTTGGTAAGACCTCATGACTCCCCCAGTGAAGAGCAAGGGCTGCTGGGCGGGCACAGCCTGCCCGTTCACCTTCCTGTCTGGGTCCAGTAGATGCTCGGCATTGTCTCTCACAGTCTCCGACAGACGCCCCTTGATGTCAGCATTGGAGTCACTCATCTTTTCGATGTCCTCTGCTTCTAGCTTCTTCATCCAAGGGACATCCTGTTATTCATGTACACAGATACATTATTGACATTTGAGGTACGGTACATCTAAAAACACCCTCCAAGTTCTTGACTCTTAAGAGTAAATCAGTCCAAAAATGTCCCTTGCAGTGAATTAACAAGTCCtttacctcctcctccacttTACGTTTCTTGGCCTTGGACATAATTTCCTGAAACAAAAACATGgccaaaaaaaaaacatgttaaaaaATGTCAAATAGTGAAATAGGCCTTGATTTATATGTTGAGACACCGTTTACCTCTTTAGACATGACATCAGCAATTTTatagtcttcctctctctcccttttatttttttcaactgAAAAAAACAAA
Proteins encoded:
- the LOC129851566 gene encoding lymphoid-specific helicase-like isoform X3, whose translation is MEETLPGNSDASVNAENAVSEVVITKEMEDEEMQLVEKGEKKEEEIMKKAREAQKKETHDIRFKRLQHLLEKSNIYSKFLLTKMEQQQQEEMLKKERLVKKAEKSIGKKAGRVEKNKREREEDYKIADVMSKEEIMSKAKKRKVEEEDVPWMKKLEAEDIEKMSDSNADIKGRLSETVRDNAEHLLDPDRKVNGQAVPAQQPLLFTGGVMRSYQIEGVEWLRMLWENGINGILADEMGLGKTIQCIAHVAMMLERKVMGPFLVVAPLSTLPNWINEFKRFTPEVSVQLYHGPAKDRMALLKQIRKPQGPHNMFPVVVTSFEIAMIDRKFLQRFHWKYLIVDEGHRIKNLNCRLVRELKMLPTDNKLLLTGTPLQNNLAELWSLLNFLLPEVFDDLKSFESWFDIDTIGSDAKNVVANEREQNILHMLHQILTPFLLRRLKSDVTLEVPPKKEIVVYAPLTAKQESFYTAVVNNTIAKMLGQVKVEAPVVLTTDGRPKRRTRRPVDYKETDGDTPYDLEKYLERVQKEAEQSPAPVVDVQMPLDSQINLKLQNILMLLKRCCNHPYLIEYPLDPATQGFKIDEQLVQTSGKFLILDRMLPELKKRGHKVLIFSQMTSILDILMDYCYLRGYQYSRLDGSMAYPDREENMTKFSSDPEVFLFLLSTRAGGLGINLTAADTVIIFDSDWNPQADLQAQDRCHRIGQTKPVVVYRLVTANTIDEKILERASAKRKLEKMVIHKKKFKGGKAELKQTKSCVDVSELMDLLNARDYEKEVKSTKGKVISDKDLEALLDRSDLLDKAKRSSKLKVGVFKVIEAKESSEISLT
- the LOC129851566 gene encoding lymphocyte-specific helicase-like isoform X1, producing MSCVKKETRSVSPHCPKPNESEEPLGTAMEETLPGNSDASVNAENAVSEVVITKEMEDEEMQLVEKGEKKEEEIMKKAREAQKKETHDIRFKRLQHLLEKSNIYSKFLLTKMEQQQQEEMLKKERLVKKAEKSIGKKAGRVEKNKREREEDYKIADVMSKEEIMSKAKKRKVEEEDVPWMKKLEAEDIEKMSDSNADIKGRLSETVRDNAEHLLDPDRKVNGQAVPAQQPLLFTGGVMRSYQIEGVEWLRMLWENGINGILADEMGLGKTIQCIAHVAMMLERKVMGPFLVVAPLSTLPNWINEFKRFTPEVSVQLYHGPAKDRMALLKQIRKPQGPHNMFPVVVTSFEIAMIDRKFLQRFHWKYLIVDEGHRIKNLNCRLVRELKMLPTDNKLLLTGTPLQNNLAELWSLLNFLLPEVFDDLKSFESWFDIDTIGSDAKNVVANEREQNILHMLHQILTPFLLRRLKSDVTLEVPPKKEIVVYAPLTAKQESFYTAVVNNTIAKMLGQVKVEAPVVLTTDGRPKRRTRRPVDYKETDGDTPYDLEKYLERVQKEAEQSPAPVVDVQMPLDSQINLKLQNILMLLKRCCNHPYLIEYPLDPATQGFKIDEQLVQTSGKFLILDRMLPELKKRGHKVLIFSQMTSILDILMDYCYLRGYQYSRLDGSMAYPDREENMTKFSSDPEVFLFLLSTRAGGLGINLTAADTVIIFDSDWNPQADLQAQDRCHRIGQTKPVVVYRLVTANTIDEKILERASAKRKLEKMVIHKKKFKGGKAELKQTKSCVDVSELMDLLNARDYEKEVKSTKGKVISDKDLEALLDRSDLLDKAKRSSKLKVGVFKVIEAKESSEISLT
- the LOC129852474 gene encoding calcium homeostasis modulator protein 3-like, producing MDRLKLVLQYFQSNSESISNGICIVLALISVKLYTSFDFNCPCIPQYNKLYALGVMFVPPLIFFFLGILVNRHTGVMMDEWLRPIGKRSKNPAIVKYMFSAMMQRALLAPMVWILVTLLDGKIFICAFSMSVDPKPFSGMPNNTGLDLIKLMAKVPCKEDMIFRNSTFRKAVSRYVRCYSQAIGWSILLFFILLGALGRLIKPCFDDHATNLQTRYWSNYLDIEQKLFDETCVLHCRDFARKCVVQFFEGMREDAVLRLPLSPEVRYRGEEDMVDEEEERLHGITKQEQMDQLLQTWFQCKPELDVTRMAYRPRVCVTWEDHNGQTLYSDV
- the LOC129851566 gene encoding lymphocyte-specific helicase-like isoform X2, whose amino-acid sequence is MSCVKKETRSVSPHCPKPNESEEPLGTAMEETLPGNYASVNAENAVSEVVITKEMEDEEMQLVEKGEKKEEEIMKKAREAQKKETHDIRFKRLQHLLEKSNIYSKFLLTKMEQQQQEEMLKKERLVKKAEKSIGKKAGRVEKNKREREEDYKIADVMSKEEIMSKAKKRKVEEEDVPWMKKLEAEDIEKMSDSNADIKGRLSETVRDNAEHLLDPDRKVNGQAVPAQQPLLFTGGVMRSYQIEGVEWLRMLWENGINGILADEMGLGKTIQCIAHVAMMLERKVMGPFLVVAPLSTLPNWINEFKRFTPEVSVQLYHGPAKDRMALLKQIRKPQGPHNMFPVVVTSFEIAMIDRKFLQRFHWKYLIVDEGHRIKNLNCRLVRELKMLPTDNKLLLTGTPLQNNLAELWSLLNFLLPEVFDDLKSFESWFDIDTIGSDAKNVVANEREQNILHMLHQILTPFLLRRLKSDVTLEVPPKKEIVVYAPLTAKQESFYTAVVNNTIAKMLGQVKVEAPVVLTTDGRPKRRTRRPVDYKETDGDTPYDLEKYLERVQKEAEQSPAPVVDVQMPLDSQINLKLQNILMLLKRCCNHPYLIEYPLDPATQGFKIDEQLVQTSGKFLILDRMLPELKKRGHKVLIFSQMTSILDILMDYCYLRGYQYSRLDGSMAYPDREENMTKFSSDPEVFLFLLSTRAGGLGINLTAADTVIIFDSDWNPQADLQAQDRCHRIGQTKPVVVYRLVTANTIDEKILERASAKRKLEKMVIHKKKFKGGKAELKQTKSCVDVSELMDLLNARDYEKEVKSTKGKVISDKDLEALLDRSDLLDKAKRSSKLKVGVFKVIEAKESSEISLT